Proteins encoded together in one Telopea speciosissima isolate NSW1024214 ecotype Mountain lineage chromosome 4, Tspe_v1, whole genome shotgun sequence window:
- the LOC122659222 gene encoding uncharacterized protein LOC122659222, giving the protein MDTHVRRTPEQVVNERHNSSSTQTTIENRFRTPEQKARVDYHIAKWMYQQGIPFNAIKARTFEVMCESIAQYGSGYIPHSYHQVRVPLLRNVVNETAEMKKKYEEYWKQYRCTLMSDGWTDKRGRHLINFFVNRLKGTYFMGSVDASGMVQSAQMLFELLDSKIDEIGEDYVIQVVTDNASNYKLAGKMLMENRRKLYWTPCAAHCLDLMLEDIGGLKDFKNSLVKHKDALKHLFISDEWKGSNLSKTEVGKKVEETVFVVPFWNTVEDFIRASKPLIVVLRIVDGDERPAMTEVYVAMEEAKKKICEHLAHKERLWKKIINIIDRRWECQIERPLYGATLFLNPGKFFMFKESEDGELIVNLHISLIDVMTRLVDDPAIQDKITLQIDDYRFSKGSFGRDMAIRQRTTINPITWWSTNGGRAFELSKLARRILGLCCSSSSCEHNWSTFEFIHTKKRNRLEHSRLNDLVYVQYNSRLQERFQQRRELEGKNKKYDPLILDELDWSSEWMVT; this is encoded by the exons ATGGATACTCATGTTAGACGGACTCCTGAGCAAGTAGTCAATGAGAGGCATAATAGTAGTTCTACTCAAACTACTATAGAGAACCGTTTTAGGACACCAGAACAAAAAGCCAGAGTTGATTATCACATTGCTAAGTGGATGTATCAACAAGGTATCCCATTCAATGCTATTAAGGCAAGGACCTTTGAGGTGATGTGCGAGTCTATTGCACAATATGGTTCTGGATATATTCCACATTCATATCATCAAGTGAGAGTGCCATTGTTAAGAAATGTTGTGAATGAAACTGcagagatgaagaaaaaatatgaagagtattggaagcAGTATAGGTGCACTCTTATGTCTGATGGATGGACGGATAAACGGGGAAggcacttaattaattttttcgTTAACCGTCTAAAGGGGACTTATTTCATGGGATCTGTTGATGCATCTGGTATGGTTCAAAGTGCACAAATGCTATTTGAATTGCTTGATAGCAAAattgatgagattggtgaggattaTGTCATTCAAGTTGTGACTGACAATGCTTCAAACTATAAGTTGGCTGGTAAAATGCTTatggaaaatagaagaaagctatattggactccttgtgcagcccattgttTAGACCTGATGTTGGAGGATATAGGTGGTCTGAAAGACTTTAAGAAT AGTTTGGTTAAGCATAAGGATGCATTAAAGCATTTGTTTATTTCTGATGAGTGGAAGGGTTCCAATTTGTCAAAGACAGAGGTTggaaagaaagtggaagaaacGGTGTTTGTTGTACCATTTTGGAACACTGTGGAAGATTTTATTAGAGCATCGAAGCCacttattgttgttttgaggattgttgatggtgatgagaGGCCTGCTATGACTGAGGTTTATGTTGCTATGGAAgaggcaaaaaagaaaatctgTGAACATTTAGCACATAAAGAACGGCTGTGgaagaaaattataaatatcATTGACAGGCGTTGGGAGTGTCAGATAGAACGTCCATTGTATGGAGCCACACTATTTCTTAATCCCGGAAAATTTTTTATGTTCAAGGAAAGTGAAGATGGCGAACTGATTGTCAATCTACACATCTCATTGATTGATGTCATGACCAGACTGGTGGATGACCCTGCTATACAAGACAAGATAACTTTGCAAATTGATGATTATAGATTTTCAAAGGGTTCTTTTGGGAGGGATATGGCGATTAGACAACGGACAACCATAAATCCTA TTACTTGGTGGAGTACAAATGGAGGTCGTGCTTTTGAGCTTTCAAAGCTTGCACGACGCATATTAGGcctctgttgctcttcttctagttGCGAGCACAACTGGAGCACATTTGAGTTT attcataccaagaagaggaatagacTGGAACATTCTCGTTTGAATGATCTAGTCTATGTTCAATACAATAGCCGCCTCCAAGAAAGGTTTCAACAAAGACGTGAGCTGgaaggcaaaaacaaaaaatatgatcCACTAATTCTTGATGAGCTGGATTGGTCTAGTGAGTGGATGGTTACCTAG
- the LOC122659223 gene encoding uncharacterized protein LOC122659223 gives MPATIPVEEESDFGYDDEDIDSEYSGELEIDNSSDDTSNDNDEAFTDEGNEGIEGLNIDEELNDNLDKWDMIDDNIGIVDGGKDCNLHSVFENIKQFRSALQEFAIKCGFNILRLNNERKRVRVICASDGCPWRVLTTVSYNSNATSGWIAKVLSARLREEPDISIKSMMTSIQEQFGVVVHKLQCYRAKQIAKGEHSCNHIAAYFKLPAYCLDGCHLRERYGGIILSAVSVDGNNCLFPLAFAIVEVGNTATCEFFLHNLANALQDSMDYMNLTFMTNKQNGLINAISSIFSDAHYRIYCRHLYSNFKASFPGLLLKSLFWKATQASSTWVYERAIEKMKDTNMEAHD, from the exons ATGCCAGCTACTATCCCTGTTGAAGAAGAATCTGATTTTGGAtatgatgatgaggatatagATTCTGAATATAGTGGAGAGTTAGAAATTGACAATTCAAGTGATGATACATCAAATGACAATGATGAGGCATTTACTGATGAAGGGAATGAAGGGATTGAAGGTTTGAATATAGATGAGGAGTTGAATGACAACTTGGATAAGTGGGACATGATAGATGATAACATAGGTATTGTTGATGGAGGTAAAGATTGTAACTTACATTCAGTGTTTGAAAATATCAAACAATTCAGATCTGCCCTTCAAGAATTTGCAATAAAATGTGGCTTTAATATTTTGAGATTGAATAATGAGAGGAAGAGGGTCAGAGTCATATGTGCTTCTGATGGGTGCCCATGGAGGGTACTTACAACCGTATCTTATAATTCCAATGCAACATCTGGTTGGATAGCAAAAGTACTTTCAGCTAGGCTTAGAGAAGAGCCTGATATAAGTATTAAGAGTATGATGACATCCATACAAGAACAATTTGGAGTTGTAGTACATAAGCTACAGTGTTATAGAGCAAAACAGATTGCCAAGGGAGAGCATTCATGTAACCATATAGCTGCATACTTTAAATTGCCAGCATATT GTCTAGATGGATGTCATCTGAGGGAAAGATATGGTGGAATTATATTGTCTGCTGTCTCTGTTGATGGAAACAATTGCTTGTTTCCTCTTGCATTTGCTATTGTTGAAGTAGGGAACACAGCAActtgtgaattttttttacaCAATCTAGCTAATGCACTTCAGGATTCTATGGATTACATGAACCTAACATTTATGACAAACAAGCAGAAT GGTCTTATAAATGCTATCAGCAGTATATTTTCAGATGCTCACTACAGAATTTACTGTAGGCATCTCTACAGTAATTTCAAAGCCTCCTTTCCTGGATTGTTATTGAAGTCACTATTTTGGAAAGCAACACAAGCAAGCTCCACATGGGTTTATGAGAGAGCAATTGAAAAGATGAAAGACACTAATATGGAAGCACATGATTGA